A genomic segment from Lentisphaera araneosa HTCC2155 encodes:
- a CDS encoding P-II family nitrogen regulator, which translates to MKLIVAYIQPQKLNAVKQALYLKEISRMSITNALGAGQQGGYTENYRGVEIEVNLRKKVRIEIAINDSFV; encoded by the coding sequence ATGAAATTAATCGTAGCATATATTCAGCCTCAGAAGCTCAATGCAGTTAAACAGGCTCTTTATTTAAAAGAAATTTCTCGCATGTCTATTACCAATGCACTTGGTGCTGGACAACAAGGTGGTTATACTGAAAATTACCGTGGTGTTGAGATTGAAGTAAATTTACGCAAGAAAGTAAGAATAGAAATTGCTATAAATGATTCCTTTGT